In Symphalangus syndactylus isolate Jambi chromosome 6, NHGRI_mSymSyn1-v2.1_pri, whole genome shotgun sequence, a genomic segment contains:
- the FOLR1 gene encoding folate receptor alpha, producing the protein MAQRMTTQLLLLLVWVAVVGEAQTRIAWARTELLNICMNAKHHKEKPGPEDKLHEQCRPWRKNACCSTNTSQEAHKDVSYLYRFNWNHCGEMAPACKRHFIQDTCLYECSPNLGPWIQQVDQSWRKERVLNVPLCKEDCEQWWEDCRTSYTCKSNWHKGWNWTSGFNKCPVGAACQPFHFYFPTPTVLCNEIWTHSYKVSNYSRGSGRCIQMWFDPAQGNPNEEVARFYAAAMSGAGPWAAWPFLLSLALLLLWLLS; encoded by the exons ATGGCTCAGCGGATGACAACACAGCTGCTGCTCCTTCTAGTGTGGGTGGCTGTAGTAGGGGAGGCTCAGACAAGGATTGCATGGGCCAGGACTGAGCTTCTCAACATCTGCATGAACGCCAAGCACCACAAGGAAAAGCCAGGCCCCGAGGACAAGTTGCATGAGCAG TGTCGTCCCTGGAGGAAGAATGCCTGCTGTTCTACCAACACCAGCCAGGAAGCCCATAAGGATGTTTCCTACCTATATAGATTCAACTGGAACCACTGCGGAGAGATGGCACCTGCCTGCAAACGGCACTTTATCCAGGACACCTGCCTCTACGAGTGCTCCCCCAACTTGGGGCCCTGGATCCAGCAG GTGGATCAGAGCTGGCGCAAAGAGCGGGTACTGAACGTGCCCCTGTGCAAAGAGGACTGTGAGCAATGGTGGGAAGATTGTCGCACCTCCTACACCTGCAAGAGCAACTGGCACAAGGGCTGGAACTGGACCTCAG GGTTTAACAAGTGCCCAGTGGGAGCTGCCTGCCAACCTTTCCATTTCTACTTCCCCACACCcactgttctgtgcaatgaaatCTGGACTCACTCCTACAAGGTCAGCAACTACAGCCGAGGGAGCGGCCGCTGCATCCAGATGTGGTTCGACCCGGCCCAGGGCAACCCCAATGAGGAGGTGGCGAGGTTCTATGCTGCAGCCATGAGTGGGGCTGGGCCCTGGGCGGCCTGGCCTTTCCTGCTTAGCCTGGCCTTACTGCTGCTGTGGCTGCTCAGCTGA